The following proteins come from a genomic window of Streptomyces sp. GS7:
- a CDS encoding metallopeptidase family protein, whose translation MDSPVPPRPAEPRPRRRDRHGRGMRGPIAPPQVPLSVTRADAFTDLVYDSRDRLERRWPQLAQVDFLVLEVPGFGPDGAPDPGAGEEAVPLGRVLPAAGAYRDRIVIYRRPVEIRTKSRDERALLVHEVVVEQVAELLGLAPESVDPRYGQE comes from the coding sequence ATGGACAGCCCCGTACCACCCCGCCCGGCGGAGCCCCGGCCGCGCCGCCGCGACCGCCACGGCCGCGGCATGCGCGGTCCGATCGCGCCGCCCCAGGTACCGCTGTCGGTGACCCGCGCCGACGCGTTCACGGATCTCGTCTACGACTCCCGTGACCGCCTGGAGCGGCGCTGGCCGCAGCTGGCGCAGGTCGACTTCCTGGTCCTGGAGGTGCCGGGGTTCGGTCCGGACGGCGCTCCGGATCCGGGTGCGGGCGAGGAGGCCGTACCGCTCGGCCGGGTGCTGCCGGCGGCCGGCGCATATCGCGACCGGATCGTGATCTACCGCAGGCCGGTGGAGATCCGCACCAAGAGCCGCGACGAGCGCGCGCTGCTGGTGCACGAGGTCGTCGTCGAGCAGGTCGCCGAACTCCTCGGGCTGGCACCGGAGTCGGTGGACCCGCGCTACGGGCAGGAGTGA
- a CDS encoding fructose-specific PTS transporter subunit EIIC has protein sequence MTACPTGIAHTYMAAERLAQAAESLGHEIKVETQGSIGAENVLSDNDVREADGIIVAADKDVDLARFAGKRVLAVGVAEGIRHPEKLIERVRSAPVHEGGAGTSRSGSAAGGGAAGGGRERSVTYKALMNGVSYMIPFVVVGGLLIAVSLALGGHPRPDGGLVIPDGSFWKHVNDIGVIGFTLMVPILSGYIAYAVGDRPALVPGMIGGWIANTGALYDSKAGAGFIGAIVTGFLAGYLVLWIKKVRVPKFVQPIMPIIVIPIVATTVLGLFFIYVIGRPVSWVFTQLTGWLGGMTGSSAVLLGAVLGLMIAFDMGGPVNKTAFLFGAGLIATGNQSVMGMCAAAIPVMPLGQGLATLIRRRLYSEQERETGMAALFMGLFGISEGAIPFAAARPAQVIPANMLGGAVAGAVAGLAGATDAVPHGGPIVAVLGAVGGVPSFAVAVVAGSVVTALATVALVDFSERRKGRVVAPVPAGAAVPVAEPVGAAVGAGGVPGAGTGAGAVGGPAARTAVLPSPAGDEERGGGEERGADGEGAGDGGDAEGAPEVLSGYLTGRTVRTRLAAGEKEAAIREMAELAACGGSVTDVAELVRVALAREAQGTTGLGEEIAVPHAKTDAVTAPVVAFARSADGIDWGSPDGTLARLVFLIAVPRAAAGDEHLRILALLSRKLTDADFRARLQGAADGPEVLRVLAEIR, from the coding sequence GTGACGGCCTGCCCGACCGGTATCGCCCATACGTACATGGCCGCGGAGAGGCTGGCGCAGGCCGCGGAGTCGCTGGGGCATGAGATCAAGGTGGAGACCCAGGGCTCGATCGGGGCCGAGAACGTTCTGTCTGACAACGATGTCAGGGAGGCTGACGGGATCATCGTCGCGGCGGACAAGGACGTCGATCTGGCACGGTTCGCCGGCAAGCGGGTGCTGGCGGTGGGGGTCGCCGAGGGGATCCGCCACCCCGAGAAGCTGATCGAGCGGGTGCGCAGCGCGCCGGTCCACGAGGGCGGGGCGGGGACCTCCCGTTCCGGTTCCGCGGCCGGGGGTGGGGCGGCCGGCGGCGGCCGGGAGCGCAGCGTGACGTACAAGGCCCTGATGAACGGGGTCAGTTACATGATCCCGTTCGTGGTGGTCGGCGGGCTGCTGATCGCCGTCTCGCTGGCGCTGGGCGGGCATCCGCGGCCGGACGGCGGGCTGGTCATCCCGGACGGTTCGTTCTGGAAGCACGTGAACGACATCGGCGTCATCGGGTTCACGCTGATGGTGCCGATCCTGTCCGGCTATATCGCGTACGCGGTCGGCGACCGGCCGGCGCTGGTGCCGGGCATGATCGGCGGCTGGATCGCCAACACCGGGGCGCTGTACGACTCCAAGGCGGGCGCGGGGTTCATCGGGGCGATCGTGACCGGGTTCCTGGCCGGTTATCTGGTGCTGTGGATCAAGAAGGTCAGGGTCCCGAAGTTCGTCCAGCCGATCATGCCGATCATCGTGATCCCGATCGTGGCGACGACGGTGCTCGGGCTGTTCTTCATCTACGTCATCGGCCGGCCCGTCTCGTGGGTGTTCACCCAACTCACGGGCTGGCTCGGCGGGATGACCGGGTCCAGTGCGGTTCTGCTGGGGGCGGTGCTCGGGCTGATGATCGCGTTCGACATGGGCGGGCCGGTCAACAAGACGGCGTTCCTCTTCGGGGCGGGGCTGATCGCGACCGGCAACCAGAGCGTGATGGGGATGTGCGCGGCGGCGATTCCGGTCATGCCGCTGGGGCAGGGGCTGGCGACGCTGATACGGCGGCGGCTGTACTCCGAGCAGGAGCGGGAGACCGGTATGGCGGCGCTGTTCATGGGGCTGTTCGGGATCTCGGAGGGGGCGATTCCGTTCGCCGCGGCGCGGCCCGCGCAGGTGATTCCGGCGAACATGCTCGGCGGTGCGGTGGCCGGTGCCGTCGCGGGGCTGGCCGGGGCGACGGACGCGGTGCCGCACGGCGGGCCGATCGTGGCCGTGCTGGGGGCGGTGGGCGGGGTGCCGTCGTTCGCGGTCGCGGTGGTGGCCGGGTCGGTGGTGACGGCGCTGGCGACGGTGGCGCTGGTGGACTTCTCGGAGCGCCGGAAGGGCCGCGTGGTCGCGCCGGTTCCCGCGGGGGCGGCGGTGCCGGTGGCGGAGCCGGTGGGTGCCGCGGTGGGGGCCGGTGGTGTTCCGGGGGCCGGTACCGGGGCCGGGGCGGTCGGCGGGCCCGCGGCCCGTACGGCGGTGCTCCCCTCCCCCGCCGGGGACGAGGAGCGCGGCGGGGGCGAGGAGCGCGGCGCGGACGGCGAGGGTGCCGGGGACGGCGGGGACGCGGAGGGGGCCCCCGAGGTGCTCTCCGGGTATCTGACCGGGCGGACCGTGCGTACCCGGCTCGCGGCCGGGGAGAAGGAGGCGGCGATCCGGGAGATGGCGGAACTCGCCGCGTGCGGCGGCTCGGTGACCGATGTGGCCGAGCTGGTGCGGGTGGCGCTGGCGCGGGAGGCGCAGGGCACCACCGGGCTCGGTGAGGAGATCGCCGTTCCGCATGCGAAGACGGATGCGGTGACCGCGCCGGTGGTGGCCTTCGCGCGGTCCGCGGACGGCATCGACTGGGGTTCCCCGGACGGCACGCTCGCGCGGCTGGTGTTCCTGATCGCGGTGCCGCGGGCGGCGGCCGGGGACGAGCATCTGCGCATCCTGGCGCTGCTGTCGCGGAAGTTGACGGACGCGGACTTCCGGGCGCGGTTGCAGGGTGCGGCGGACGGGCCGGAGGTGCTGCGGGTGCTGGCGGAGATCCGGTAG
- the manA gene encoding mannose-6-phosphate isomerase, class I, translated as MDRLVNTVRPYAWGSTTAIPELLGIAPTGQPQAEMWLGAHPGAPSRVDRGAGPVSLAEVIAAAPEAELGEPAAHTFGPRLPFLFKVLAAGTPLSLQVHPDLTQAKEGFTDEERRGVPLDAPHRNYKDANHKPELICALTPFDGLCGFRHPAETADLLEGLGVDDLKPYVDILRAGPEESALREVLTAVLSADRTAMAESVERAATAAARAAAEDGPHATAYAAYAALAHHFPGDPGVLAAMLLNHVRLQPGEALFLGAGIPHAYLSGLGVELMANSDNVLRCGLTPKHVDVPELLRVVRFEPRDPGVLRPEEIDGEEVYDTPIDEFRLSRYLLAPGAAPRPLASRTPQILLCTAGTVRLRDPGTAAGEELALAPGESAFVPAGERLTLSGDGTLFRATVVA; from the coding sequence ATGGACCGCCTCGTCAACACCGTGCGCCCCTACGCCTGGGGCTCCACCACCGCCATCCCGGAGCTCCTCGGCATAGCGCCGACCGGCCAACCGCAGGCCGAGATGTGGCTGGGCGCCCACCCCGGCGCCCCCTCCCGCGTCGACCGCGGCGCCGGCCCGGTCTCCCTGGCCGAGGTGATCGCCGCCGCCCCCGAGGCGGAACTGGGCGAGCCCGCCGCCCACACCTTCGGCCCCCGGCTGCCGTTCCTCTTCAAGGTGCTCGCCGCCGGCACACCGCTCTCCCTCCAGGTCCACCCCGACCTCACCCAGGCCAAGGAGGGCTTCACCGACGAGGAGCGGCGCGGCGTCCCGCTCGACGCCCCGCACCGCAACTACAAGGACGCCAACCACAAGCCCGAGCTGATCTGCGCGCTCACCCCCTTCGACGGCCTCTGCGGCTTCCGGCACCCGGCCGAGACCGCGGACCTCCTGGAGGGCCTCGGCGTCGACGACCTCAAGCCGTACGTCGACATCCTCCGCGCCGGCCCCGAGGAGTCCGCGCTGCGCGAGGTGCTGACCGCCGTCCTCAGCGCCGACCGCACCGCGATGGCCGAGTCCGTCGAACGCGCCGCCACCGCCGCCGCCCGGGCCGCCGCCGAGGACGGACCGCACGCCACCGCCTACGCGGCCTACGCCGCGCTCGCCCACCACTTCCCCGGCGACCCCGGCGTGCTCGCCGCCATGCTGCTCAACCACGTCCGACTCCAGCCCGGCGAGGCCCTGTTCCTCGGCGCCGGCATCCCGCACGCCTACCTCAGCGGCCTCGGCGTCGAGCTGATGGCCAACTCCGACAACGTGCTGCGCTGCGGCCTCACCCCCAAGCACGTCGACGTCCCCGAACTCCTGCGCGTGGTCCGCTTCGAGCCCCGCGACCCCGGCGTGCTGCGCCCCGAGGAGATCGACGGCGAGGAGGTCTACGACACCCCCATCGACGAATTCCGGCTCTCCCGCTACCTCCTGGCGCCCGGCGCCGCCCCCCGCCCGCTCGCCTCCCGCACCCCCCAGATCCTGCTCTGCACGGCCGGCACGGTCCGCCTGCGGGACCCGGGCACCGCGGCCGGGGAGGAACTGGCCCTGGCCCCCGGCGAGTCGGCCTTCGTCCCCGCCGGCGAGCGGCTCACGCTCTCCGGCGACGGCACCCTCTTCCGCGCCACCGTCGTCGCCTGA
- a CDS encoding DUF3499 domain-containing protein, protein MGEPGESRRGPLKSAVPSNVVSPVRRCSRTACGRPAVATLTYVYADSTAVLGPLATYAEPHCYDLCAEHSERLTAPRGWEVVRLAVDSGPARPSGDDLEALANAVREAARPQERAAGAGGGPETMGPGRDGRPMEVARRGHLRVLRSPDS, encoded by the coding sequence TTGGGTGAGCCGGGGGAGAGTCGTCGCGGCCCGCTCAAGAGTGCGGTACCGTCCAACGTCGTGAGCCCTGTACGTCGCTGTTCGCGCACTGCGTGCGGCCGCCCCGCCGTCGCAACGCTGACGTACGTCTACGCGGATTCGACCGCCGTGCTCGGACCGCTCGCCACCTACGCCGAGCCGCACTGCTACGACCTGTGCGCCGAGCACTCCGAGCGGCTGACCGCCCCGCGCGGCTGGGAGGTCGTCCGCCTCGCCGTCGACTCCGGACCCGCCCGCCCCAGCGGCGACGACCTCGAAGCGCTGGCCAACGCCGTCCGCGAGGCCGCCCGGCCCCAGGAGCGCGCCGCGGGTGCCGGCGGCGGCCCCGAGACCATGGGCCCCGGCCGCGACGGCCGGCCCATGGAGGTCGCCCGCCGCGGCCATCTCCGGGTACTGCGCTCACCCGACTCCTGA
- a CDS encoding SIS domain-containing protein, translated as MLDESLLDAPEALAGADRFGLLRGVAESGARVRTAARSAIESGIADLTPDGRPRSVLVAGPGPAAGGVADLLRALSGGSCPVSLIQPTGVAPLPGALRWTLPGWAGPLDLLLLAGPDAADPGLAELVEQAYRRGCAVVAVTPAGGPLAEAVIQARGLAVPLATTSYDAEFDVEGAPPAAPGTLWSVLIPLLALADRIGLLSAPPDALGKLADRLDQLAERCGPAIPTYTNPGKTLAADLADALPLIWTEGLIAHAVGRHFATELAGLAGRPALAAELPEALTTHRTLLAGALAAGADPDDFFRDRVEQAPALHARIVLLRDGAAGPLSATRAAHQLAEERDTALSELEPGTGSDLEKAAELLAIADFGAVYLALAGTE; from the coding sequence ATGCTCGACGAGTCACTCCTCGACGCTCCCGAGGCGCTGGCCGGCGCCGACCGATTCGGCCTGCTGCGCGGCGTCGCCGAATCCGGCGCCCGGGTCCGCACCGCCGCCCGCAGCGCCATCGAATCCGGCATCGCCGACCTGACCCCCGACGGCCGGCCGCGCTCCGTCCTGGTCGCCGGCCCCGGCCCGGCCGCCGGCGGCGTCGCCGACCTGCTGCGCGCCCTCAGCGGCGGCAGCTGCCCGGTCAGCCTCATCCAGCCCACCGGCGTCGCCCCGCTGCCCGGCGCCCTGCGCTGGACCCTGCCCGGCTGGGCCGGCCCCCTGGACCTGCTGCTGCTCGCCGGCCCGGACGCCGCCGACCCCGGGCTCGCCGAACTCGTCGAGCAGGCGTACCGCCGCGGCTGCGCCGTCGTCGCCGTCACCCCGGCCGGCGGCCCGCTCGCCGAGGCCGTCATCCAGGCCCGTGGCCTCGCCGTCCCCCTGGCCACCACCTCCTACGACGCCGAGTTCGACGTCGAGGGCGCCCCGCCCGCCGCCCCCGGCACCCTCTGGTCCGTACTGATCCCGCTGCTCGCGCTCGCCGACCGCATCGGCCTGCTCAGCGCCCCGCCGGACGCCCTCGGCAAGCTCGCCGACCGCCTCGACCAGCTCGCCGAACGCTGCGGCCCGGCCATCCCCACGTACACCAACCCCGGCAAGACCCTGGCCGCCGACCTCGCCGACGCGCTCCCGCTGATCTGGACCGAGGGCCTGATCGCCCACGCCGTCGGCCGGCACTTCGCCACCGAACTCGCCGGTCTCGCCGGCCGCCCCGCGCTCGCCGCCGAACTCCCCGAGGCGCTCACCACCCACCGCACCCTGCTGGCCGGCGCGCTCGCCGCCGGCGCCGACCCGGACGACTTCTTCCGCGACCGCGTCGAACAGGCCCCCGCCCTGCACGCCCGGATCGTCCTGCTGCGCGACGGCGCCGCCGGCCCGCTGTCCGCCACCCGCGCCGCCCACCAGCTCGCCGAGGAGCGCGACACCGCCCTCAGCGAACTGGAACCGGGCACCGGCAGCGATCTGGAGAAGGCCGCCGAACTGCTCGCCATCGCGGATTTCGGCGCCGTTTACCTCGCGCTCGCCGGCACCGAGTGA
- a CDS encoding DUF5719 family protein, whose translation MKRTTMSLIGVTAALAAATGVAAVAAPGGGAGPAPGSGTRLPVQRSALLCPAPTSSEVAETAYTAFTPPGTAAGADAKKGTAQLQPTGTVADSSGNPAGKGGKDAGKGKKGGSTADSGAGQVVQPADTNPVVPLQEAGKPVTTTTDSANAPALAGSADGALAPGWTVQQTTAVSAGAGRGLLGLSCTAPDTQFWFPGVSTDSGRTDYVHLTNPDPTPAVVDLEMRGKDGPLAGGGGEDITVPPHATVPVLLSTLTGTPTADAALHVTVRSGRVGAAVQANDAKTGGDWLPPAADPAATAVLPGIPADATDVRLVAVAPGNADADLKVQLATPTGAITPAGLDTLHVKSGMTTSVDLKDVTKGEAGSLVLTPSDSGSAAPVAAALQVIRGKGDNQEMAFIPATRAIEARGSVADNRAKGSTLSLVAPEKGKDATVKVTASAGSGGGTPVSKTYTVKGGTTLAVQPPQPQGLKGSYALTVEPQQGSGPVYASRMLALPQGQVPAFTIQPLPDDRGSVVVPTAGQDLSLLTK comes from the coding sequence GTGAAGCGCACCACGATGTCCCTGATCGGCGTGACCGCCGCGCTGGCCGCCGCCACCGGCGTCGCCGCCGTCGCGGCCCCCGGCGGCGGGGCGGGCCCGGCGCCGGGGAGCGGCACCCGGCTGCCCGTCCAGCGCTCCGCGCTGCTGTGCCCGGCCCCCACCTCCTCGGAGGTCGCCGAGACCGCCTACACCGCCTTCACGCCCCCCGGCACCGCGGCCGGCGCGGACGCCAAGAAGGGCACCGCCCAGCTCCAGCCCACCGGCACCGTCGCCGACAGCAGCGGCAACCCCGCCGGCAAGGGCGGCAAGGACGCCGGGAAGGGCAAGAAGGGCGGCAGCACCGCGGACTCCGGCGCCGGGCAGGTCGTGCAGCCGGCCGACACCAATCCCGTGGTGCCCCTCCAGGAGGCCGGCAAGCCGGTCACCACGACCACCGACAGCGCCAACGCGCCCGCCCTGGCGGGCTCCGCGGACGGCGCGCTGGCGCCCGGCTGGACGGTCCAGCAGACCACCGCCGTCTCCGCCGGCGCCGGCCGCGGCCTCCTCGGGCTGAGCTGCACCGCCCCGGACACCCAGTTCTGGTTCCCCGGCGTGAGCACCGACTCCGGCCGCACCGACTACGTCCACCTCACCAACCCCGACCCGACCCCGGCCGTCGTCGACCTCGAAATGCGCGGCAAGGACGGGCCGTTGGCCGGCGGCGGTGGCGAGGACATCACGGTGCCGCCGCATGCCACCGTCCCGGTGCTGCTGTCCACCCTCACCGGCACCCCGACCGCCGACGCCGCGCTGCACGTCACCGTCCGCTCCGGCCGGGTCGGCGCCGCCGTGCAGGCGAACGACGCCAAGACCGGCGGCGACTGGCTGCCGCCCGCCGCCGACCCGGCCGCCACCGCGGTGCTGCCCGGCATCCCGGCCGACGCCACCGACGTCCGGCTGGTGGCCGTCGCCCCCGGCAACGCGGACGCCGACCTGAAGGTCCAACTGGCCACCCCCACCGGCGCGATCACCCCGGCCGGTCTGGACACCCTGCACGTCAAGAGCGGGATGACCACCTCCGTCGACCTCAAGGACGTCACCAAGGGCGAGGCCGGCTCGCTGGTCCTCACCCCCTCCGACAGCGGCTCCGCGGCCCCGGTCGCGGCGGCGCTCCAGGTCATCCGCGGCAAGGGCGACAACCAGGAGATGGCCTTCATCCCGGCGACCCGGGCGATCGAGGCCCGCGGCTCGGTCGCCGACAACCGCGCCAAGGGCAGCACCCTGTCGCTGGTCGCGCCGGAGAAGGGCAAGGACGCCACGGTCAAGGTCACCGCGTCGGCCGGCAGCGGCGGCGGCACCCCGGTCTCCAAGACGTACACCGTCAAGGGCGGCACCACCCTCGCCGTCCAGCCGCCGCAGCCGCAGGGACTCAAGGGCTCCTACGCGCTGACCGTCGAGCCGCAGCAGGGCAGCGGCCCCGTCTACGCCTCCCGGATGCTGGCGCTGCCGCAGGGCCAGGTGCCCGCCTTCACCATCCAGCCGCTGCCGGACGACCGCGGCTCGGTCGTGGTGCCGACCGCGGGCCAGGACCTGTCCCTGCTGACGAAGTGA
- a CDS encoding Trm112 family protein → MPVEASLIQILACPACHAPLEDRTADEPAELICTSADCGLAYPVRDGIPVLLVDEALPHSPKGVGGAPSPA, encoded by the coding sequence ATGCCGGTCGAAGCCAGCCTGATCCAGATCCTCGCCTGCCCGGCGTGCCACGCCCCGCTGGAGGACCGCACGGCGGACGAGCCGGCCGAGCTGATCTGCACCTCCGCCGACTGCGGCCTCGCCTACCCCGTCCGGGACGGCATCCCCGTGCTCCTCGTCGACGAAGCCCTCCCCCACAGCCCTAAGGGCGTGGGAGGTGCCCCCAGCCCCGCCTGA
- a CDS encoding phosphomannomutase/phosphoglucomutase gives MTDLSQIVKAYDVRGVVPDQWDETLAELFGAAFVQVTGADAIVIGHDMRPSSPGLSHAFGRGAAARGADVTEIGLCSTDELYYASGALGLPGAMFTASHNPAQYNGIKMCRAGAAPVGQDTGLADIRALVERWTVDGAPAPAATPGTVTRRDVLADYAAHLRSLVDLSGIRPLKVVVDAGNGMGGHTVPTVFEGLPLELDALYFELDGSFPNHEANPLDPKNIVDLQARVREVGADLGLAFDGDADRCFVVDENGDPVSPSAITALVAARELAKHPGGTVIHNCITSWSVPEVVKENGGAPVRTRVGHSFIKQEMARTGAIFGGEHSAHYYFRDFWNADTGMLAALHVLAALGGQPGPLSQLVDRYDRYAASGEINSTVDDQAGRLAAIKAAYEGRDGITLDDLDGLTVTAPDWWFNVRPSNTEPLLRLNAEARDAATVDRVRDEALAIIRG, from the coding sequence GTGACTGATCTGTCGCAGATCGTGAAGGCGTACGACGTGCGCGGTGTGGTCCCCGACCAGTGGGACGAGACGCTGGCCGAACTCTTCGGCGCGGCCTTCGTCCAGGTGACCGGTGCCGACGCGATCGTCATCGGGCACGACATGCGGCCCTCCTCTCCCGGCCTCTCGCACGCCTTCGGGCGCGGCGCGGCGGCCCGCGGCGCGGACGTCACCGAGATCGGCCTGTGCTCCACCGACGAGCTGTACTACGCCAGCGGCGCACTCGGCCTGCCCGGCGCGATGTTCACCGCCTCGCACAACCCCGCCCAGTACAACGGCATCAAGATGTGCCGGGCCGGCGCCGCCCCGGTCGGCCAGGACACCGGCCTCGCCGACATCCGCGCCCTCGTCGAGCGCTGGACCGTCGACGGCGCCCCCGCGCCTGCGGCCACCCCCGGCACCGTCACCCGCCGCGACGTCCTCGCCGACTACGCGGCCCACCTGCGCTCCCTGGTCGACCTGAGCGGCATCCGCCCCCTGAAGGTCGTGGTGGACGCCGGCAACGGCATGGGCGGCCACACCGTCCCCACCGTCTTCGAGGGACTGCCGCTCGAACTGGACGCCCTGTACTTCGAGTTGGACGGCTCGTTCCCCAACCACGAGGCCAACCCGCTCGACCCGAAGAACATCGTGGACCTCCAGGCGCGGGTGCGCGAGGTCGGCGCCGACCTCGGCCTGGCCTTCGACGGCGACGCCGACCGCTGCTTCGTCGTCGACGAGAACGGCGACCCGGTCTCCCCGTCCGCCATCACCGCCCTGGTCGCCGCCCGCGAACTCGCCAAGCACCCCGGCGGAACCGTCATCCACAACTGCATCACCTCCTGGTCCGTCCCCGAGGTCGTCAAGGAGAACGGCGGCGCCCCGGTCCGCACCCGCGTCGGCCACTCCTTCATCAAGCAGGAGATGGCCCGCACCGGCGCGATCTTCGGCGGCGAGCACTCCGCGCACTACTACTTCCGCGACTTCTGGAACGCCGACACCGGCATGCTCGCCGCACTGCACGTCCTCGCCGCCCTCGGCGGCCAGCCCGGCCCGCTGTCGCAACTCGTCGACCGCTACGACCGCTACGCCGCCTCCGGCGAGATCAACAGCACCGTCGACGACCAGGCCGGCCGGCTCGCCGCGATCAAGGCCGCCTACGAGGGCCGCGACGGCATCACCCTCGACGACCTCGACGGGCTGACCGTCACCGCCCCCGACTGGTGGTTCAACGTGCGCCCCTCGAACACCGAGCCGCTGCTCCGGCTCAACGCCGAGGCCCGCGACGCGGCCACCGTCGACCGGGTCCGCGACGAGGCCCTGGCGATCATCCGCGGCTGA
- a CDS encoding cation diffusion facilitator family transporter, whose amino-acid sequence MSASGGTKAIVAALGANLAIAAAKFVAFAFSGSSSMLAEGVHSLADSGNQGLLLLGGKKAQRAATAEHPFGYGRERYIYGFLVSIVLFTIGGVFALYEGWEKIQHPHPLDNWYWPVGVLVFAVIAEGFSFRTAIKESNALRGQQSWTQFIRSAKAPELPVVLLEDFGALIGLVLALCGVGLTLATGDAVWDGIGTMAIGTLLVAIALVLAAETKSLLLGEAAGPDQVARIRTALVDGDAVTRVIHMRTLHLGPEELLVAAKIAVRHDDTATEIADAINAAEARVRAAVPIARVIYLEPDIYDEAAAAPAPDGS is encoded by the coding sequence ATGAGCGCATCCGGCGGTACCAAGGCGATCGTTGCGGCGCTGGGCGCCAACCTGGCGATCGCCGCGGCCAAGTTCGTGGCGTTCGCCTTCAGCGGCTCGTCCTCGATGCTGGCCGAAGGCGTGCACTCGCTCGCCGACTCCGGCAACCAGGGCCTGCTCCTGCTCGGCGGCAAGAAGGCCCAGCGCGCCGCCACCGCCGAACACCCCTTCGGCTACGGCCGCGAGCGCTACATCTACGGCTTCCTGGTCTCCATCGTCCTGTTCACCATCGGCGGCGTCTTCGCCCTCTACGAGGGCTGGGAGAAGATCCAGCACCCGCATCCCCTGGACAACTGGTACTGGCCGGTCGGCGTCCTGGTCTTCGCCGTCATCGCCGAGGGCTTCTCCTTCCGCACCGCGATCAAGGAATCCAACGCACTGCGCGGACAGCAGAGCTGGACCCAGTTCATCCGCAGCGCCAAGGCCCCCGAACTCCCCGTCGTCCTGCTGGAGGACTTCGGCGCGCTGATCGGCCTGGTCCTCGCCCTGTGCGGCGTCGGCCTCACCCTCGCCACCGGCGACGCCGTCTGGGACGGCATCGGCACCATGGCCATCGGCACGCTGCTCGTCGCGATCGCCCTGGTCCTCGCCGCCGAGACCAAGTCCCTGCTGCTCGGCGAGGCCGCCGGCCCCGACCAGGTCGCCCGGATCCGCACCGCGCTCGTCGACGGCGACGCCGTCACCCGCGTCATCCACATGCGCACCCTCCACCTCGGCCCCGAAGAACTCCTCGTCGCCGCCAAGATCGCCGTACGCCACGACGACACCGCCACCGAGATCGCCGACGCCATCAACGCGGCCGAGGCCCGCGTCCGCGCCGCCGTACCGATCGCCCGCGTCATCTACCTTGAGCCCGACATCTACGACGAGGCCGCCGCCGCGCCGGCCCCCGACGGCAGCTGA